A region from the Pseudomonas sp. P8_229 genome encodes:
- the phaC gene encoding class II poly(R)-hydroxyalkanoic acid synthase yields the protein MRDKPATGVVPSPAVFINAQSAMTGLRGRDLISTLRSVAAHGLRNPLHSARHALKLGGQLGRVLLGETLHPTNPQDTRFTDPAWSLNPFYRRSLQAYLAWQKQVKSWIDESSMSEDDRARAHFAFTLLNDAVAPSNTLLNPLAIKELFNSGGHSLVRGLSHLFDDLLHNDGLPRQVTKQAFEVGKTVATTTGAVVFRNEMLELIQYKPMSEKQYAKPLLVVPPQINKYYIFDLSPHNSFVQYALKNGLQTFMISWRNPDVRHREWGLSTYVEAVEEAMNVCRAITGARDVNLMGACAGGLTIAALQGHLQAKRQLRRISSATYLVSLLDSQIETPTTLFADEQTIEAAKRRSYQKGVLDGRDMAKVFAWMRPNDLIWSYFVNNYLLGKEPPAFDILYWNNDNTRLPAAFHGDLLDFFKHNPLTHPGGLEVCGTPIDLQKVTVDSFSVAGMNDHITPWDAVYRSTLLLGGERRFVLSSSGHVQSILNPPSNPKASYVENGKLSSDPRAWYYDAKRVDGSWWPQWLEWIQQRSGAQRETLMTLGNPNYPPMEAAPGTYVHVR from the coding sequence ATGCGCGACAAACCTGCGACGGGCGTAGTGCCCAGTCCCGCCGTGTTCATCAATGCACAAAGTGCAATGACCGGCCTGCGTGGCCGCGACCTGATCTCGACGCTGCGCAGCGTCGCTGCCCACGGCCTGCGCAACCCCCTGCACAGTGCCAGGCACGCCTTGAAACTCGGCGGCCAGCTCGGTCGCGTGTTGCTCGGTGAGACCCTGCACCCGACCAACCCGCAAGATACGCGGTTCACCGACCCGGCATGGAGCCTCAACCCGTTCTACCGGCGCAGCCTGCAGGCCTATCTGGCCTGGCAGAAACAGGTCAAGAGCTGGATCGACGAAAGCAGCATGAGCGAGGACGACCGCGCCCGCGCGCACTTCGCGTTCACGCTGCTCAACGACGCCGTCGCGCCCTCCAACACCCTGCTCAATCCGCTGGCGATCAAGGAGCTGTTCAACTCCGGCGGCCACAGCCTGGTGCGCGGCCTGAGCCATCTGTTCGATGATCTGCTGCACAACGACGGCCTGCCGCGCCAGGTCACCAAACAGGCATTCGAAGTCGGCAAGACCGTCGCCACCACCACCGGCGCCGTGGTGTTTCGCAACGAAATGCTCGAGTTGATCCAGTACAAGCCGATGAGCGAGAAACAGTACGCCAAGCCGCTGCTGGTGGTGCCGCCGCAAATCAACAAGTACTACATTTTCGACCTCAGCCCGCATAACAGCTTCGTCCAGTACGCGCTGAAAAACGGCTTGCAGACCTTCATGATCAGTTGGCGCAACCCGGACGTGCGCCATCGCGAATGGGGTCTGTCGACCTATGTCGAGGCGGTGGAAGAAGCGATGAACGTCTGCCGGGCAATCACCGGCGCCCGCGACGTCAACCTGATGGGCGCCTGCGCCGGTGGCCTGACCATCGCCGCGCTGCAAGGACATCTGCAAGCCAAACGCCAGCTGCGACGGATCTCCAGTGCGACCTATCTGGTCAGCCTGCTCGACAGCCAGATCGAAACCCCGACCACCCTGTTCGCCGACGAACAGACCATCGAAGCGGCCAAGCGCCGCTCCTATCAGAAAGGCGTGCTGGACGGTCGCGACATGGCCAAAGTGTTCGCCTGGATGCGGCCCAACGATTTGATCTGGAGCTACTTCGTCAACAACTACCTGTTGGGCAAAGAGCCGCCGGCGTTCGACATCCTCTACTGGAACAATGACAACACGCGCCTGCCCGCCGCATTCCATGGCGACCTGCTGGACTTCTTCAAGCACAACCCGCTGACCCACCCGGGCGGCCTGGAAGTCTGCGGTACGCCGATCGACCTGCAGAAAGTCACCGTCGACAGCTTCAGCGTGGCCGGCATGAACGACCACATCACGCCGTGGGACGCGGTGTATCGCTCAACACTGTTGCTCGGTGGCGAGCGGCGCTTCGTCCTGTCCAGCAGCGGTCACGTGCAAAGCATCCTCAACCCACCCAGCAACCCCAAAGCCAGTTATGTCGAAAACGGCAAGCTGAGCAGCGACCCGCGCGCCTGGTACTACGACGCCAAACGCGTCGACGGCAGTTGGTGGCCACAGTGGCTGGAATGGATTCAGCAACGCTCCGGCGCCCAGCGCGAGACTTTGATGACCCTCGGCAACCCGAACTATCCACCGATGGAGGC